One part of the Diadema setosum chromosome 6, eeDiaSeto1, whole genome shotgun sequence genome encodes these proteins:
- the LOC140229813 gene encoding uncharacterized protein — translation MVVSSGRSGDGNFCKKCCIAYDTTILRLAELVLGLSTFQFNGNFYHQKKGVAMGTKMGPSYACLFIGFIEEQIIRSFQGPKPLLLKRYIDDYVGVASCSLEHLNELINHFNNFHNSLKFTHEISADSIAFLDIELSLEGDRIKTSVHYKPTDAHCYLNYSSSHPPSCKRSIPFSQLTRLRRLCSDDEDFQQKSHEMAGFFERRGYPEQVVKKATRKVSSLSRQEALEPRRQRNSDRVPLVLTYHPSTQKLVSTIMDNTHILQEDASTKEIFKEPPLVAYKKDRSLRDLLVHTGLKVQAQSEADLECGTHPCGRRRCNTCSHVDRAAHIKGPKYTWVVRDRFTCTVENVVYAITCTACHKIYIGETKRRLADRATEHLRSVRLNTPGLPVAQHFNRPGHTINHLKIGVMTTCHNGPDEIRKLREEQLIYRLGCLHPNGLNVSFRSFSVRE, via the exons ATGGTGGTGTCATCTGGCCGGTCAGGAGACGGGAACTTCTGCAAGAAATGCTGTATTGCCT ATGACACCACCATCCTGCGTCTTGCGGAGCTAGTGCTGGGACTTTCCACCTTCCAGTTCAATGGAAATTTCTACCATCAGAAGAAGGGAGTTGCCATGGGAACTAAAATGGGCCCTTCGTACGCCTGCCTTTTCATAGGCTTCATCGAGGAGCAAATTATAAGGAGTTTCCAAGGCCCCAAACCGCTGCTTCTAAAGAGGTACATCGACGACTACGTCGGAGTTGCATCCTGCTCCCTCGAACACCTGAATGAGCTGATCAACCACTTCAACAACTTCCATAACTCACTGAAATTCACACATGAAATTTCCGCTGACTCGATCGCATTCCTGGACATTGAACTCAGCCTAGAAGGAGATCGAATAAAGACAAGCGTACACTACAAGCCTACTGATGCGCATTGCTATCTGAACTACTCATCATCTCACCCACCCAGCTGCAAACGTTCAATACCGTTCTCCCAACTCACTAGACTCCGCCGTCTCTGCAGTGATGATGAAGACTTCCAACAGAAATCGCATGAAATGGCCGGTTTCTTTGAACGGCGTGGCTACCCTGAACAGGTTGTCAAGAAGGCGACAAGAAAAGTGTCTAGCTTGAGCCGGCAAGAAGCCCTGGAACCGAGGAGACAACGTAACAGCGACAGAGTACCACTAGTGTTGACATATCACCCATCAACGCAAAAGCTCGTTTCTACCATTATGGACAACACACACATCTTACAGGAAGATGCATCCACCAAGGAAATCTTCAAAGAGCCTCCTCTCGTAGCATACAAGAAGGACCGGAGTCTACGGGATCTGTTGGTACACACGGGGTTGAAGGTCCAGGCACAGTCAGAAGCAGATTTGGAATGCGGTACCCATCCCTGTGGAAGGAGAAGGTGCAACACATGTAGCCATGTGGATAGGGCAGCACACATCAAAGGTCCTAAATACACCTGGGTTGTTCGCGATCGGTTCACCTGTACCGTTGAGAATGTGGTCTACGCGATCACTTGTACAGCCTGCCACAAGATCTACATAGGTGAGACGAAACGGAGACTAGCAGACCGCGCAACCGAACACCTCCGATCAGTAAGGCTCAATACACCGGGACTTCCAGTGGCCCAGCACTTCAACCGACCCGGGCACACCATTAACCACCTGAAAATCGGTGTAATGACGACCTGTCATAATGGCCCAGACGAAATCCGCAAACTACGAGAAGAGCAACTAATCTATCGCCTCGGCTGCCTTCACCCCAATGGACTGAATGTTTCTTTCCGTTCTTTCTCCGTTAGGGAATAA
- the LOC140229814 gene encoding uncharacterized protein, which yields MGPSYACLFIGFIEEQIIRSFQGPKPLLLKRYIDDYVGVASCSLEHLNELINHFNNFHNSLKFTHEISADSIAFLDIELSLEGDRIKTSVHYKPTDAHCYLNYSSSHPPSCKRSIPFSQLTRLRRLCSDDEDFQQKSHEMAGFFERRGYPEQVVKKATRKVSSLSRQEALEPRRQRNSDRVPLVLTYHPSTQKLVSTIMDNTHILQEDASTKEIFKEPPLVAYKKDRSLRDLLVHTGLKVQAQSEADLECGTHPCGRRRCNTCSHVDRAAHIKGPKYTWVVRDRFTCTVENVVYAITCTACHKIYIGETKRRLADRATEHLRSVRLNTPGLPVAQHFNRPGHTINHLKIGVMTTCHNGPDEIRKLREEQLIYRLGCLHPNGLNVSFRSFSVRE from the coding sequence ATGGGCCCTTCGTACGCCTGCCTTTTCATAGGCTTCATCGAGGAGCAAATTATAAGGAGTTTCCAAGGCCCCAAACCGCTGCTTCTAAAGAGGTACATCGACGACTACGTCGGAGTTGCATCCTGCTCCCTCGAACACCTGAATGAGCTGATCAACCACTTCAACAACTTCCATAACTCACTGAAATTCACACATGAAATTTCCGCTGACTCGATCGCATTCCTGGACATTGAACTCAGCCTAGAAGGAGATCGAATAAAGACAAGCGTACACTACAAGCCTACTGATGCGCATTGCTATCTGAACTACTCATCATCTCACCCACCCAGCTGCAAACGTTCAATACCGTTCTCCCAACTCACTAGACTCCGCCGTCTCTGCAGTGATGATGAAGACTTCCAACAGAAATCGCATGAAATGGCCGGTTTCTTTGAACGGCGTGGCTACCCTGAACAGGTTGTCAAGAAGGCGACAAGAAAAGTGTCTAGCTTGAGCCGGCAAGAAGCCCTGGAACCGAGGAGACAACGTAACAGCGACAGAGTACCACTAGTGTTGACATATCACCCATCAACGCAAAAGCTCGTTTCTACCATTATGGACAACACACACATCTTACAGGAAGATGCATCCACCAAGGAAATCTTCAAAGAGCCTCCTCTCGTAGCATACAAGAAGGACCGGAGTCTACGGGATCTGTTGGTACACACGGGGTTGAAGGTCCAGGCACAGTCAGAAGCAGATTTGGAATGCGGTACCCATCCCTGTGGAAGGAGAAGGTGCAACACATGTAGCCATGTGGATAGGGCAGCACACATCAAAGGTCCTAAATACACCTGGGTTGTTCGCGATCGGTTCACCTGTACCGTTGAGAATGTGGTCTACGCGATCACTTGTACAGCCTGCCACAAGATCTACATAGGTGAGACGAAACGGAGACTAGCAGACCGCGCAACCGAACACCTCCGATCAGTAAGGCTCAATACACCGGGACTTCCAGTGGCCCAGCACTTCAACCGACCCGGGCACACCATTAACCACCTGAAAATCGGTGTAATGACGACCTGTCATAATGGCCCAGACGAAATCCGCAAACTACGAGAAGAGCAACTAATCTATCGCCTCGGCTGCCTTCACCCCAATGGACTGAATGTTTCTTTCCGTTCTTTCTCCGTTAGGGAATAA